CTGATCTGCTGGCAAGGAGCCGTCCAGCGTGGTCACTGCCTGGAAACTCACGGTTTCTCCAATGCCGGCATCGCTATCGAGAACAAATTCAACAATGAAGCACTGAGTTTCAAGCGCACTCCACTCCACATCTTCCCATAGCACACTGTTTGCGTCCACTGTGCCACTTCCGCCCAAATCTACCAGCGTAAAAAAGCCACTGTCGTCGGCTTCGAGTGATATGCTACCCAAGGCACTCCACGCTCCATTATTGGTAACACAAATCTCGAACTGCACCTGATGGTTGGATAACACTTGAAAATTATCGGGAAGCGAAATCCCATCACCAAAAACAGGACTCAGGCTCAAAGACAGATCGTAGTAATCGGGTACAGGGCAGTAGCCGAAGTTTAAGTTGTCAAACAATGCTGACGTTTCCGGCGTGATAACTTCGTAACTGTCTGTGCTTGTAAAGCCGGGCATGAATTGACCTGTAATGGCATGAACCAGGTTGTGAAGCAACTGGCCTGAGTAAAATCCGTCTGAACCAGCATTAGCTACCGGCCCACTTTGACTGCTTGATATCGAAACATCAGGTAAAGGCAGGTCTTCCATGTCCCACACTCCATTACAGTTGTAATCTATAAAGACCGCACCTTCAATAGTACTCAGAACAGCACTTGATAAACAATCCGCGCATTGCGGTGCATTGCTGGCAATGCTGGCACAAACGCCATCCCAAAAATTTGTACAGCAAAATATATCTGCTGCACAAACAACCGCTTCACAGGCTGGGTCTGCAGGAAATCCGGGGAAGGATTGTATCTGGTCGCAGAAAAAATTACCAATACCAGCAATGATACTCTCGAAGTTCTGCGATACGAGGTTATTCGCGCTGTTGTAATCCAGCCCGCCCGCAGAAGTCAGTGTAACTTCGGCTGAAACGTTGATAGTGGTAGAAGCAGCCAGCGTAGAGTCAACCAAAAGAGAAATTTCAAAGCAAACCTGATCCTGGGGTGCCAAATCGTCCACCTCAAATGTGACTACCTGAAAATCACCAATACCCGATTGTGCTCCGCCACCACCATCCACAACAACAATCGGGTCGGCTGTAATTTGAAACACAAGATCTCCATCGGCAGCGTTTATGCCGTGATTGGTTACGCAAAGCGAAAATGTCTTTATCTGCCCGGGAGACCATAGAGAAGCTGTGTTTGGGGTGTGCGACCAGGTGATACCGAGATCGTGGTAGTCAAATTCCGGACACTGAGATAACACCATATCCTGAAAAACCAAAACGGTGTCCGTAGCATCTACAAATACGTTAATCGTTTGGTCAAACCCGGCAGCGGCGTCTGTATAAATCTCATGTATAGCTCCCGTGGTGATTTCAAAGCTGAAAACCCCATTTTGGCCACTGTTACCTAAAAGCCCATCCACCGAGCTATACACGGGTACACCCCCCATGCCAATATCATCTGAATCCAGCTGTCCGTTGCAATTCTGGTCAATGATTACTGTTCCACTTACGGAAACTGTAGGGTCAGGCTCTGAAACAGGCACACCACAATTCAGATTACTGAAAACGTAGGTTGCTTCCTCGGTTACCACTCCTTCAACCACATTCACATCACACCAAACAGAAAAGTAGGGTGTATTATCACTCAAGCCCGATGAAATGGTGAAACTCAAAGGTTCATTACTTGTTTCAATGCTCAGGTTTTCCATGTAGCCATTCCCATAAGGCCCACCAGAAAGAATTACCGCTCCTGTATTGTCTTTTAACTGCCAGGTGGTGGCATCACCCCACGAGTTTGACCAGACCGAAACAGTCCACTCATTCTGAGCAATTAAACCGGTTGACAGGAAAAAAGAAAGAAGAAGCGTAAATAGCGAAACGAAGAATCTGTTGTGTGAAGTAGTGTAAGAAATCATGGCAGTAAAGATTTGCTCAAGCTAACGAAAGTCCGGTATCTACGCGTGATTTCGTTGAAACGGACTGGCTGATGCTTCAGATTGGTTGCCTTAAAGGTAGCAAAACCTTTTAGTTTATTGTAATCGCAGCCAAGAAAGGTCTTTGTAATATTCATCCCCGTTCTAGCAAATCACGGAAAAGAGTCTAAAAACCCGAAAAAAACTACCTTTCACCTCTCCAAGTCATGTAAAATGATTGAAAGTCTCGCGGAAAAACTACACAATACCCTGGATTGGTTTTCGACCAAAGGCGCGGACCTGCTGGTTGGAGTCATTTTATTGGCTCTCTTCAGTTTTATCGGCTCATTTCTAAGAAAAAAACTCCTGAAACAAGCCGCCAAAACACCCGAAAAAGGTGTGGTCATTGGCTTTATTGGGAATATTATGATGGCTGTAATGGTTGTGGTTGGGCTTTCATTGTTTCTGCGCGAGATGGGCTGGAGCAGGCTCACCGCCGGATTGCTGGCTGGGGCTGGGTTCATCTCCATTGTAATCGGGATTGCCTTTAAGGATATTGGTGAAAACTTTCTGGCAGGTATCCTGCTTGCATTCAGCAGACCCTTTCAGATAGGCGACAGAATTGAGGTTGACAGTAACAGCGGTCGTGTGCTGCAGCTCAATTTACGCAATACACACCTGCGCACTTCCGACGGACGAGACGTGTTCATCCCAAACAGCTTACTGGTTAACAGGGTGCTCACCAACTATACGCGTGATGGTTTAATGCGCCACGACTTCTTGATTGAAATTGACGACAGCGAAGATATTGGAAAGGTTACTCAACTCATTATTAAAACAATGGAGGGCGTACAGCAGGTTCAGCAAGCTCAACGACTCAAGCCTTTTGTTTTGATTGACTCATTTGGGTCGAATACGGTAAAACTCAAGGTATTTTTGTGGCTCAACCTGCGTGAAATTGAAACGTCGTCACCGATCATCAAGAGCCGCGTTATGAAGCGCGTACACGAAATGCTGCTAAACGAAGGGATTGCCATGCCTGGCAGTATTATTGAAATCAAAAACTACGAAAAACCCGATGCTGCAAACAAATGATTAGCCACCCGCGTTAGAAAGAGGTAACCAAATACTTCATTATGTCCGATCAAAAGAAAATAGCCGCCAAAGTCCCCGTTCAATGTCAGTTTGAAGCTGGCAAGAGCTACGCGTGGTGCACATGCGGTCACTCAGCCAGGCAACCCTACTGCGACGGCTCGCACCGCTCAACAGATATGAAGCCGATGATTGTGACAGCTGAAAAAGATCAGTCTGTGTGGCTCTGCCAATGCAAACAAACCAGCAATCCGCCGTACTGCGATGGATCGCACAAACACTGCTAAAAACCCTATGAAACTCGCTATTCTTTGCGGCTCCGTCCGGATGGGCCGAAAAAGCATTCACGTAGCCAGGCACCTGGAAACCACCTTTCAATCCAACCCTGCCTTTGAGTCGGTAGAACTGCTGGATCTTGCAGACTTCAACCTGCCCATGATGCAGGAGCGTCGCGGACAGCACCCGAACTTGCCGGCCGCAGCCGAGAAACTTGGTATAGCCCTCGAAAATGCAGATGCTCTGATGGTGGTTACACCCGAATACAACGGCAGCTATCCCGGAGTACTGAAAAACGCGCTGGATTATTACCTCGACGAATACCGCAAGAAACCTGTGGGTATTGTGAGCGTGAGCAGCGGAAGCATGGGCGGAAACCTTGCCCACAAGGAACTTACGGTGATGTTTATGCGAATAGGCGCCTTTGTTTCACCCAGTCGGCTGTATGTATCCGAAGTGGGTAAAATGTTCGAAGAGGACGGTAATGCCGTGGGCGAAAGGTATCTCAAGGCGTCTGCAAGGTTTGCCGATGAGTTTGCCTGGTTCGCCGACGCCATCACAAGCGCATCAAGGTAATCGTCGTTTTCAGTAACATTTGTAGCAGGGCAGCGTACAAACTCCGGTGCCTCGCAGAGTTCAAACATACCCACTTCAGCTACCTCTAAAGTCGCTTTCTCTCGGGCTACGCCCCCTGCTACCCGGCATTTCAGAAGCCAAAAACCTGAAATGGAAAGAAGAGCTCAATAAAGCTGCTGATCGCTACCACGAAATTGGCGCTTGGGTGGCGGTGGTTTTTAACCTTGTTTTCTCGCTCAACGACTATTTTGTTATTCAGGAGGAGTGGTTCCGTTTCTTTGTTTTTCGTGCCGGGGTTTCGGCAGCAACACTCATTACACTGCTGATCTGGCGGCACTACAGATTCCCATCGGCCTACATGATTTTTGTACCATATGTGCTGATTTGTATTGAGAACGCTTACATGTGGAGTTTCATGGAGGTCGTCGATTTTCGAACGCACACTCTTGCGTACATGGCTATCTATATAGGTGCGGCCATGTTGATTGTTTGGCAATACTACTTTTCTGTAGCCGTGGTGATTCTTTCCACTCTCGCCAATGTGGCCTTTCTGAAAACCCATAGCCAATTGACCCTGGAAGAAATCATGACAAATGGCGGAATTTTGGTAGGCTCGGTGGCATGTTTTTCGGTATTGCTGATCCAAACACGCTACAGGTTGAACAAGCGCGAGATTATTGCGAGGCTACAACTTGCTGAATCCAAGAAGATTCTTCAAGAGCAAAAAGAAATCATCGAGGAAAACCACCGCGATATTACCGACAGTATTCGCTACGCCGAGAAAATTCAGCACAGCATGTTGCCCAACCCCGACTTACTCAATGAGATGGTGGACGAGTCTTTTGTGTTCTTTAAACCCCGGGACATTGTAAGCGGTGATTTCTATTGGTTTTACGACTCAGGCAAGCACTTAATCGTTGCTGCTGTTGACTGCACCGGCCATGGGGTTCCGGGGGCTCTGATGAGCATGCTGGGTCACTCTTTGCTCAGCAGAGCTGTAGTTGATAACCATGAAACAGACCCTGCTAAAATTCTCGATTTTATGAGACACGGCGTGATTCAATCCCTTCGGCCAAACGGAACCGAGGCTGCATCAGGAGGTATGGATATGAGCATTTGTGTGATCAACCGCGAGGCCGGCACTTTACATTTTGCAGGAGCATTCAACCCGCTGTTGATGGTGCGCAACGGTGAAGTTACCCAAATTTCAGCCGACCGCATGCCCGTAGGAGCTTACCCCGGAAAAGACCACCTTTGTTTTAGCACGACAGAAATAAAGATTGAACCCGGAGACGGTTTCTACATGTACTCAGATGGTTTTACGGATCAGTTCGGAGGTCCGAAGAATCGCAAATTCGGGTCCAAACAACTGCGTGAATTGTTGAGCAAAGTGTACCACTACCCCATGCACAGGCAAAACGAAATGATTCAGCATCAATTCAAAAACTGGAAAGGAAGTGAAGAGCAACTTGACGATGTGGTGATGATTGGCTTCAAAGTTCAATAACCGCCGATTGAAATCCCCTATATTTGGCAGACCTATCTGCTATGAGCGTTTACAAACTGGTTATTGCCGTACTCTCGTTGTTTTCCATTGCGCTGCTCAGCGCATCTGTGTTTATGCCTGAAGATTCTGAGGTGGCCAGACTGATAGGCTATTATGACTTCGGGTTGTGTCTCGTTTTTCTGTACGACTTCTATATTCAGTTTTCAAAAGCCGAAAGTAAAGCACGCTATTTTTTTACCTACGGCTGGCTGGATTTGCTCTCCTCCATTCCCATGATAGGTGCATTCAGGTTTGCCAGATTTTTCAGGGTTTTCAGGGTTTTCAGGGTCATCAAGTCACTTAACCTTTTGTGGATTTTCTTGCGAAGCCACCGGCGCTCGTCATTGTACGGCATCGTTGTACTCCTCATCTCATTGTCGGTGATTGTATGCTCGGTGGCCGTACTTTATGTGGAAAAAGACACTGGTAATATCCGTACAGCCGATGAGGCACTCTGGTGGACCTTTGTTTCCATCACAACGGTTGGATACGGCGATTTTTACCCAACCACGGGATTGGGCCGGATTTTGTCTGTAGTGCTAATTTTCAACGGATTAGTTGCTTTTGGGACTGTACTTACCTACATGAACGAAAAGCTGGCCTCAATCAATGATGCAGGGCCCGACACCGGTAAAGAGCTCTAATTGTGAGATCCTCACCTGTCTCATTTGTTCATTGAACAACCAGAATGAGGCCCGGTGCAAACCGAACCAACCTTGGTGATGCTTTTTTCCTGATTTGCGATTCTTCTCACGACCCTATCTAAGCGAAACTCCCCATCTCAACAAATCATACGTCAAGCTCAAAAAAACGAAACCTGACCTTGGAAGCCGGCACAGAGCGAATAAACAATCAAACCTGGAATTGGGCGTAGCCGGAGTTTTTGTACTTTTAACCATGGGTGTTTTTGAATTGTTACCTTGCATCGCAACCTATTTCAAGAAGTCACACCAGGCACCAACTTTTTTACTCTTCATGAACTGTTTAGGTCAATGCCGCAATAATTTTTTAAGCTAATGCGGGAATCTGTTCTCAATGCACTGCTGCAATTGTTTGCGCTGGTTACAGAAACTTCCGAACAGCAAAGTGACTCACTGGCACACGCACAGGTTAAAGCCTTTCTGGCGCCACGAGTAGCTCCCGATAAGCTGGAAGATTACCTCGGTCAGTTTGACGATTACCTGCGCGCTTTTCACAAACCGGCCAGGCCCGACAGCGAAAAATCGGCTCGCAAAAAAAGCTCCCTCAGCTCAGTAAAAGTACTGATGCTCTGCGAGGAAATAAACGAGGAGCTGATGCGCCCGGAAAAGATTACAGTCCTGATAAGGCTGATAGAATTTGTGCACAAAGGCGGCCGGATTGCTTTTCGCGAAACAGGATTTCTCCATACACTTACGCGCATTTTCAATATTGACGAATCTGTTTACCTGCTTATAGACCATTTTGTTACCGGAGGTGAAAATGACCACGACCAGTTGCTTTACATCTCCGCCCAAAGCGATGCCAAACGAAAACTTGTGCGCCGGGAAATGGCCGGACAACTGGTGGCCCATGTGTTGCCGGAAAGCGGCGATGTGTACGTGCGCTACCAGGGCAGTGATTTGATATTGCTCAACAACGAAACAGTTGAGCCCGGAACCGTGTACCAAATGGAACGCGGGAGTCTGCTTTTCGGCAAACAGATAGGGTATATCTACCAGAGCGAATTGCTTCAACACTACTTCCGTGCTGATTTTTCGCAACATATTCTCTTTGAAGCCAGGGAAATAACGCATCAATTCAGCGATGGATCGATTGGGCTTCACCCAATGAATCTGCTGGCCACTTCAGGGCAACTCATCGGCATGATGGGGGCGTCTGGTGCGGGTAAGTCCACCCTGCTCAATGTTCTCAACGGAAATCTGCCGGCCCATACAGGAAGCATCGCCATCAATGGAATGGAAACCGCCAGCAGGGAAGCCAAGAAGTGGATTGGCTACGTTCCGCAAGACGATCTTCTGATTGAAGAGCTCACCGTTTTTGAAAACCTCTACTACAACGGTAAACTTTGTTTGCCGCGCCTGGAAGACGACGAGCTCACTGCCAGAATTGATCGACTTCTGGAGCGCATCGATCTGCACACAATCAGAAATCTGCGCGTGGGTTCGGTGCTCGATAAGCTCATCAGCGGCGGTCAAAGAAAACGGCTCAATATTGCACTGGAATTACTGAGAGAGCCTGCTGTTTTGTTTGTGGATGAGCCCACCAGCGGACTTTCATCGCAGGATTCAGAAATGGTAATGGGGCTGCTCAGGCAACTCACTTTTAAGGGGCAACTGGTATTTGCGGTGATTCATCAACCCTCGCTGCATCTTTACAAACTGCTAGACAGGTTGATACTGCTAGACAAAGGCGGGAGGCTGGTGTACAACAACCATCCCATGACCGCTCCCGCCTGGTTCAGGGAAAGAGCAGGTTATGTAGATGCGACGGGGCAACTCAGCAAAGGCGCTGCCTACGCCGACCCCGATGAAATGCTGCGCATACTCGAGGCCCGCGAAGTGGACGAATTCGGGCGAAGAACCCAAAACAGAGTTCGCACCCCGCAGGAATGGTACGACATCTACCGGCAGCAAAAATCAACTAAACATACAGAAACCCCTCAAATATCAGGCTTTTCCGTTCAATCAGAAGCCCAATACAACACACCCGGCGTGTGGGAGCAATTTGCCGTGTACTTTGCCCGTAACCTGAAATCCAAATTGAGAAACAGGTCGTACATGGTCATTGCCTTGCTGGAAGTGCCTGTGCTGGCTGCAATGATTGGCTACTTTACCCGCTATGCCGCAGGAACAAACGACGACCCCGGCGCTTACCTGCTCTACTACAACAAAAACCTTCCGGCATTCCTCT
The Cryomorphaceae bacterium DNA segment above includes these coding regions:
- a CDS encoding CDGSH iron-sulfur domain-containing protein — protein: MSDQKKIAAKVPVQCQFEAGKSYAWCTCGHSARQPYCDGSHRSTDMKPMIVTAEKDQSVWLCQCKQTSNPPYCDGSHKHC
- a CDS encoding potassium channel protein, coding for MSVYKLVIAVLSLFSIALLSASVFMPEDSEVARLIGYYDFGLCLVFLYDFYIQFSKAESKARYFFTYGWLDLLSSIPMIGAFRFARFFRVFRVFRVIKSLNLLWIFLRSHRRSSLYGIVVLLISLSVIVCSVAVLYVEKDTGNIRTADEALWWTFVSITTVGYGDFYPTTGLGRILSVVLIFNGLVAFGTVLTYMNEKLASINDAGPDTGKEL
- a CDS encoding ATP-binding cassette domain-containing protein, whose product is MRESVLNALLQLFALVTETSEQQSDSLAHAQVKAFLAPRVAPDKLEDYLGQFDDYLRAFHKPARPDSEKSARKKSSLSSVKVLMLCEEINEELMRPEKITVLIRLIEFVHKGGRIAFRETGFLHTLTRIFNIDESVYLLIDHFVTGGENDHDQLLYISAQSDAKRKLVRREMAGQLVAHVLPESGDVYVRYQGSDLILLNNETVEPGTVYQMERGSLLFGKQIGYIYQSELLQHYFRADFSQHILFEAREITHQFSDGSIGLHPMNLLATSGQLIGMMGASGAGKSTLLNVLNGNLPAHTGSIAINGMETASREAKKWIGYVPQDDLLIEELTVFENLYYNGKLCLPRLEDDELTARIDRLLERIDLHTIRNLRVGSVLDKLISGGQRKRLNIALELLREPAVLFVDEPTSGLSSQDSEMVMGLLRQLTFKGQLVFAVIHQPSLHLYKLLDRLILLDKGGRLVYNNHPMTAPAWFRERAGYVDATGQLSKGAAYADPDEMLRILEAREVDEFGRRTQNRVRTPQEWYDIYRQQKSTKHTETPQISGFSVQSEAQYNTPGVWEQFAVYFARNLKSKLRNRSYMVIALLEVPVLAAMIGYFTRYAAGTNDDPGAYLLYYNKNLPAFLFMSIVVAIFVGLQISAEEIIRDRKILKRESFLNLSRFSYLNSKVLYLVILSAIQAVLLVLIGNLWMGIEGLWLTFLAILFPTFIFANLLGLNISSALKSVVTIYILVPFLVVPQLLLSGVIVDFDTLQSPEKQGQGTPVVANIMVSRWAYEALAVGHFKRNKFNQHFFEYERDKNEALFMFSLRIPKLQAINEQSEELIGKEDRREELVSNLNLLRDEVEQLQTVSMLKFSEYEKLAPENFNTLTSELLGAWLREMERIYRKHWQTADDRIRATHAELDEIFAHQGGATALMEKHHNEKLENHLRNQQELQKLREVNGRLIRKADYIYQTPSHPAGGAPFYSPVKRLGNQLIETSWFNIGVIWAMNLLLYAALLGNWLKKFLRWTSRLGRK
- a CDS encoding mechanosensitive ion channel family protein; the protein is MIESLAEKLHNTLDWFSTKGADLLVGVILLALFSFIGSFLRKKLLKQAAKTPEKGVVIGFIGNIMMAVMVVVGLSLFLREMGWSRLTAGLLAGAGFISIVIGIAFKDIGENFLAGILLAFSRPFQIGDRIEVDSNSGRVLQLNLRNTHLRTSDGRDVFIPNSLLVNRVLTNYTRDGLMRHDFLIEIDDSEDIGKVTQLIIKTMEGVQQVQQAQRLKPFVLIDSFGSNTVKLKVFLWLNLREIETSSPIIKSRVMKRVHEMLLNEGIAMPGSIIEIKNYEKPDAANK
- a CDS encoding NADPH-dependent oxidoreductase; the encoded protein is MDRTNTAKNPMKLAILCGSVRMGRKSIHVARHLETTFQSNPAFESVELLDLADFNLPMMQERRGQHPNLPAAAEKLGIALENADALMVVTPEYNGSYPGVLKNALDYYLDEYRKKPVGIVSVSSGSMGGNLAHKELTVMFMRIGAFVSPSRLYVSEVGKMFEEDGNAVGERYLKASARFADEFAWFADAITSASR